In the Agrobacterium vitis genome, ACATACCGCTTTCCGGGAGATCCCGGAAAGCGCATTCGAAATCCAATAACGGACATTGATGATGACCAGCAAAGCTCAATCTATCCAAGGCATTATTCCCGTCATGCTCACGCCTTTTCTTGAGGATGGGCAGATCGATTACCCCGGTCTGGAACGCCTCATCGAATGGTATGTCGCCAATGGCTCCGGGGCCTTGTTCGCAGTGTGCCAGTCCAGCGAAATGATGTTCTTGTCGCTGGATGAGCGTGTGGCGCTGGGCCGTTTCGTGGTGGAAAAGGCGGCGGGCCGACTTCCGGTCGTTGTATCCGGTCATATCAGCGACGATCTGGACAAGCAGATTGAGGAATTGCAGGCCATGAGCCGGGTTGGCGCAGATGGGCTAATCCTCGTGACCAACCATCTCGACCCCAAGAAAGAAGGCACAGCTGTCTTCAAGGCAACGCTGGAGAAGCTGCTGTCCGTGCTGCCGGAGGACCTGCCGCTTGGTCTTTACGAATGCCCGGCCCCCTATCGCCGTTTGCTAAGTGATGAAGAGCTGACCTATTGCGCCCATACTGGTCGTTTCATCATGCTCAAGGATGTCAGCTGCGATCTTGATACGGTCAAGCGTCGCCTCGAACTGACCAAAGGCACACCGCTGAAAATCCTCAATGCCAATGCGGCCATTGCCTGGGATGCGATGAAGGCTGGCGTGCCGGGCTTCAACGGCGTTTTCACCAATTTCCACCCCGATCTTTACAACTGGCTGTGGCGTGAGGGTGAAAAGCATCCACAACTCGCTGAAGAGCTGGCCACCTTCCTGGTGCTGTCGGCTGTTTCGGAAGCTCTCGGCTATCCGGCGCTTGCCAAGCTTTACCACCAGCGGATTGGCACCTTTGACAGCATTCGCTGCCGGGTGATCGATTATGACATTCGGGAGCGCTTCTGGGCACTGGATGCCGTGCTGGACAAAATTATCGACGGTACGAAGCATTTCCGCAACCGGATCGCCAAACTCTGAGGCGAGTGCCGTCATCGAGATCAGAAGCGCCAAACGCGTTCTGATCTCGGCTTCAACCCGCATTCCCTATTATTTCAGGAGATTTCCCATGATCACCGGCTCTCTTCATCATTGGCAATTTTACCGCGCCACTTTGCCGGCCTGTATCATCAGCGCCATAGAGGCCGTCACGGCTCTCGATCTGCCCAACCTGCCCACGGGACGACATGAGATCGACGGCGAGGACATTTTCCTGCTGATCCAGGAACTATCGACCAAACCGGCCAACCAGCTTCGGCCAGAGGCTCATCGCCGCTATATCGATATCCAAATCCTGCTTGAGGGACGGGAAGCCTATGGCGTAGCCTTTCCCGACCCTCACCTTGTTCCGATTGACGACCGACTGGAGACGCAGGATATCGCCTTTTATCCCGCACGACCCAGTGAGTATTCTGTGGAGCTTAGCGCCGACGATTTCATCGTGTTCTTCCCGGGAGAGTTTCACCGTCCTTGCTGCGAGATCGGAGCCCCCTCGGCGATCCGCAAAGCAGTCATCAAGGTCGATGCCAGGCTGCTGGCGTCTCATTAACTTTTTCAATGATCCAAGCGGATGATAGAGCCATAGCGCGCAGGCTATAATTTCGTCGCAAAGGCACCGCTTGCGCGACAGCGTCTTATACCAAGTCTCGAAGATGCTGACGCATCCTCGACTTGAAAAATTGAAAATACCTCAAATGCATCAGAGGCTTGAGATATTTTCAAAGGGAATACGAAGAGTCATTTTCAATGATTCTTCGTATTAGACGCCTGTCAGGTTCGCGCTCAACCAGACAGGCTTTATTGGTTAATTAAAGCGGCCTTACCAATTGCTTGCCGGATCAGGAAACGCGATTGGAGTAGTAGAGTCCGAAATTCAAAGCCAGCATGACCAGCAAAATTCCGATCGCCACCACAATAAAATAGCCGATCCTTTTAAGAGCACTCCAAGGTTTGTTCTTTCGACTGAAAGCTGCAAAACCAGCAGCGCCGAGTGAGATACCGAGAATGGCGGGGAGTGACAGCATTTTCATCATCTTTCTTCATTTCTAGCACCGGTTTGGTTTTATTCAGTACACAAACCAACTAACTGGAGCATGCTGTCCGCAGCCTGCCGAATGCCGACGTGCAAACGCTATCTGTCCATAGGTGTGAAGTCCCCCGATCCCCCCTGTCGTGCTCAATAACGCGGTGGGTGGAAAGCGGCAAACGGAAATTTCAGCCGAACGCATCTCGCTACGAACAACCAATTCTGATCACGTTGGTTGCAAAAGAACTGAGCAGTTTTAACATAACGCCGCTGATAGGTTTTGCTTATCGTGCCTATCAATAAATCCAACTTAAATTTAACATCGACCTCCTCTATGAAGAGGCTAGGGATAATTTCCGTCAGGCCCTTTATGCCATTTCCCGGTGAAAATCGGGCGAACCGTCATACGAGAGCACATAATCGAGATTATGAAATTGAACGGTCGACGGAAGATGCCCCTGAATGGATGACGTATTAGGATATCAAGGGAGAATCCTATGGATACCAAGGTTGAAACTGCTGGAAAATGTCCGGTTGCGCACGGGCCAGCTGGCGCGAAGGGTCGGGGCAACCGCGATTGGTGGCCTGAACAGCTCGATGTGCAGATCCTTCATCAAAAGAACAAGATCGCCGACCCGATGGGTCCTGACTTCGACTATGCCGAAGAATTCAAGAAGCTCGACTATGAAGCCCTGAAGAGTGATCTTCATGCGCTGATGACCGATTCTCAGGATTGGTGGCCAGCCGACTTCGGCCATTACGGCGGCCTCTTCGTCCGCATGGCATGGCACAGCGCCGGCACCTATCGCATCACCGATGGCCGCGGCGGCGCAGGTGCCGGGCAGCAGCGTTTCGCGCCGCTCAACAGCTGGCCGGACAATGCCAATCTGGACAAGGCACGTCGTCTGCTCTGGCCGATCAAGCAGAAATACGGCAACAAGATTTCCTGGGCCGATCTCTTCGTTCTGACCGGCAACGTTGCGCTGGAATCCATGGGCTTCAAGACCTTTGGTTTCGCTGGCGGCCGTGCTGACACATGGGAACCAGAAGAACTGTTCTGGGGCCCGGAAGGCACATGGTTGGGTGATGAACGCTACAGTGGCGAACGCCAGCTGTCCGAGCCGCTCGGCGCCGTGCAGATGGGCCTTATCTATGTCAACCCGGAAGGCCCCAATGGCAATCCGGATCCGATCGCTGCGGCCCGTGACATTCGCGAAACGTTTAGCCGTATGGCAATGAACGACGAGGAAACCGTCGCGTTGATCGCCGGCGGTCACACATTCGGAAAGACGCATGGCGCGGGCGACCCGTCTTTGATCGGTGCCGAGCCGGAAGGCGGCGCGCTTGAAGATCAGGGCCTCGGCTGGAAAAGCAAATTCGGCACTGGCTTTGGTGCCGACACGATCACCGGCGGCCCTGAAGTCACCTGGACACAGACCCCGACTCGCTGGAGCAATTTCTTCTTCGAAAACCTCTTCAACTTCGAATGGGAACTGACAAAAAGCCCGGCTGGCGCCCATCAGTGGAAGGCCAAGAACGCCGAAGCTTCCATCCCGGATGCCCACGATCCGTCCAAAAAGCATCTTCCAACCATGCTGACGACAGACCTGTCGTTGCGTTTCGATCCGGCTTACGAAAAGATCTCGCGCCGCTTCCTGGAAAA is a window encoding:
- a CDS encoding YhcH/YjgK/YiaL family protein; this translates as MITGSLHHWQFYRATLPACIISAIEAVTALDLPNLPTGRHEIDGEDIFLLIQELSTKPANQLRPEAHRRYIDIQILLEGREAYGVAFPDPHLVPIDDRLETQDIAFYPARPSEYSVELSADDFIVFFPGEFHRPCCEIGAPSAIRKAVIKVDARLLASH
- the katG gene encoding catalase/peroxidase HPI, which codes for MDTKVETAGKCPVAHGPAGAKGRGNRDWWPEQLDVQILHQKNKIADPMGPDFDYAEEFKKLDYEALKSDLHALMTDSQDWWPADFGHYGGLFVRMAWHSAGTYRITDGRGGAGAGQQRFAPLNSWPDNANLDKARRLLWPIKQKYGNKISWADLFVLTGNVALESMGFKTFGFAGGRADTWEPEELFWGPEGTWLGDERYSGERQLSEPLGAVQMGLIYVNPEGPNGNPDPIAAARDIRETFSRMAMNDEETVALIAGGHTFGKTHGAGDPSLIGAEPEGGALEDQGLGWKSKFGTGFGADTITGGPEVTWTQTPTRWSNFFFENLFNFEWELTKSPAGAHQWKAKNAEASIPDAHDPSKKHLPTMLTTDLSLRFDPAYEKISRRFLENPDQFADAFARAWFKLTHRDMGPKVRYVGPEVPSEDLIWQDVIPPVDHPLVDDRDVADLKAKVLASGLSVQELVSTAWASASTFRGSDKRGGANGARIRLAPQKDWDVNHPAQLTKVLGVFEGIQQEFNAAQSGGKKISLADLIVLAGAAGVEKAAKAGGHDVIVPFTPGRTDASQEQTDVASFNALKPRADAFRNYLSGHQFMKPEEALVDRAQLLTLTAPEMTVLIGGLRVLKAGQPEHGVLTRNPETLTNDFFVNLLDMRTQWAPVAGKEGVYEGRDRKSGELLWTGTRVDLIFGSHSQLRALAEVYAQSDIKEKFVKDFVAAWTKVMNADRFDLV
- a CDS encoding dihydrodipicolinate synthase family protein; this translates as MMTSKAQSIQGIIPVMLTPFLEDGQIDYPGLERLIEWYVANGSGALFAVCQSSEMMFLSLDERVALGRFVVEKAAGRLPVVVSGHISDDLDKQIEELQAMSRVGADGLILVTNHLDPKKEGTAVFKATLEKLLSVLPEDLPLGLYECPAPYRRLLSDEELTYCAHTGRFIMLKDVSCDLDTVKRRLELTKGTPLKILNANAAIAWDAMKAGVPGFNGVFTNFHPDLYNWLWREGEKHPQLAEELATFLVLSAVSEALGYPALAKLYHQRIGTFDSIRCRVIDYDIRERFWALDAVLDKIIDGTKHFRNRIAKL